Proteins from a genomic interval of Tepidisphaeraceae bacterium:
- a CDS encoding LuxR C-terminal-related transcriptional regulator: MASRKQTRKTAGLGDVAIRVRARRAVTAASSPDAPGDPLDVKRRMLADFCRLIVASPEASTPPPATFAQPPDDIADLPPRLRQTLAGLLEGDSEKQVARHLNISPHTVHVYVKALYKRFNVASRGELLARWVKRSDTAPRGVTKRS, translated from the coding sequence ATGGCCAGTCGAAAGCAAACGCGGAAGACGGCCGGTCTCGGTGACGTGGCGATCCGCGTGCGGGCGCGGCGGGCCGTGACGGCGGCGTCGTCACCGGACGCGCCCGGCGACCCGCTGGACGTGAAACGCCGCATGCTCGCCGACTTCTGCCGGCTGATCGTTGCGTCTCCGGAGGCAAGCACCCCACCGCCGGCGACTTTCGCCCAACCGCCCGACGACATCGCCGACCTGCCGCCGCGCCTGCGCCAGACGCTGGCCGGTTTGCTCGAGGGGGACAGCGAAAAGCAGGTCGCCCGCCATCTGAACATCAGCCCGCACACGGTTCACGTGTACGTGAAGGCGCTGTACAAGCGATTCAACGTCGCCAGCCGGGGCGAACTGCTGGCGCGCTGGGTGAAGCGCAGCGACACCGCGCCCCGCGGCGTCACTAAGCGCAGTTGA
- a CDS encoding glycosyltransferase family 39 protein translates to MTALPLEARLTDRLLLWVDRYRHFIFGAIALLYLAGYNAQWRVNSDSALYAAIARNLASGQGYSYLGQPDRIVEPGLPWTIALGFRLFGQDNFVLPTLVLLLAALGSLALVYRLFKLHVDRPTAVMMVLLAAVAERVYRYSFEMFTDMPFFLGVMLTLVGYEQIVRDRGDDDGDVDHNSGHAAVGYRSPIAWITIGLGLLIMNVFRATSLTFMGALALAIAWQVLRGPKRYRHLAIAGLAVAIVLALRLIDPRRQHVDQPLAREALLGSLLTDRLSWALSRTFFDFLPMLTGETAIEAILTFRIAPGINHLFCLGLAAIGLWLFRRRVLWGLWVMATLAQMLAWLPRERYFLPILPLLLFGLWSAIVWVNRRLDARRGNLVAAVALVLLTVPNLIQVVRYIAVQRRTPFYAHHNDGETQRTIDFARQMGSATRPDDLLVADNDRVLAYFSGRTVIASPFARRIPPSERELQAYRDRLAAAPRLLVLLPGDNAEEAVEALALQPREVIFEGDGLSLWQTIVPIVLPTTKMTD, encoded by the coding sequence ATGACCGCACTGCCCCTGGAAGCTCGTCTGACCGATCGCCTGCTGCTCTGGGTCGACCGCTATCGCCACTTCATCTTCGGGGCGATCGCGTTGCTCTACCTGGCCGGCTACAACGCGCAATGGCGGGTGAACTCCGACAGCGCGCTGTACGCCGCCATCGCGCGCAACCTGGCGAGCGGGCAGGGGTACAGCTACCTGGGCCAGCCAGATCGCATCGTCGAACCGGGGCTGCCGTGGACCATCGCGCTGGGCTTTCGCCTGTTCGGCCAAGACAACTTCGTCCTGCCCACGCTCGTGCTGCTGCTGGCGGCGCTCGGGTCGCTGGCGCTCGTCTACCGCCTGTTCAAGCTGCACGTCGACCGCCCGACCGCGGTCATGATGGTCCTGCTGGCGGCGGTGGCGGAACGCGTCTACCGCTACAGCTTCGAGATGTTCACCGACATGCCGTTCTTCCTCGGCGTGATGCTCACGCTCGTCGGCTACGAACAAATCGTACGCGACCGCGGCGACGATGACGGCGACGTCGATCACAACTCGGGCCACGCCGCAGTGGGCTATCGCAGCCCGATCGCGTGGATCACCATTGGCCTCGGCTTGCTGATCATGAACGTGTTCCGCGCCACGTCGCTGACATTCATGGGCGCGCTGGCCTTGGCGATCGCGTGGCAGGTGTTGCGCGGACCGAAGCGGTATCGTCACCTGGCCATCGCCGGGCTGGCGGTGGCGATCGTGCTGGCGCTGCGGCTGATCGACCCGCGGCGGCAGCACGTCGATCAACCGCTGGCACGCGAGGCGCTGCTGGGCAGTTTGCTAACCGACCGGTTGTCGTGGGCGCTGAGCCGTACGTTCTTCGACTTCCTGCCGATGCTGACCGGCGAGACCGCGATCGAGGCCATCCTGACCTTCCGCATTGCGCCGGGCATCAACCACCTGTTCTGCCTGGGACTGGCCGCGATCGGCCTGTGGCTGTTCCGCCGGCGCGTGCTGTGGGGGTTGTGGGTGATGGCGACGCTGGCGCAGATGCTGGCGTGGCTGCCGCGCGAGCGCTACTTCCTGCCCATCCTGCCGCTGCTGCTGTTCGGTTTGTGGTCGGCCATCGTGTGGGTCAACCGCCGGCTGGACGCGCGCCGGGGCAACCTCGTGGCCGCGGTGGCGCTGGTGCTGCTGACCGTGCCGAACCTGATTCAGGTCGTCCGCTACATCGCCGTGCAACGCCGCACGCCGTTCTATGCGCATCATAACGATGGTGAGACCCAGCGCACGATCGACTTCGCGAGGCAGATGGGTTCCGCCACCCGTCCCGACGATCTGCTGGTGGCCGACAACGACCGCGTGCTGGCCTACTTCAGCGGGCGCACGGTGATCGCCTCGCCGTTCGCGCGGCGCATTCCACCGAGCGAGCGCGAACTGCAGGCCTACCGCGACCGACTGGCCGCCGCGCCACGGTTGCTGGTGCTGCTGCCGGGGGACAACGCCGAGGAAGCGGTCGAGGCGCTGGCCCTGCAGCCGCGCGAGGTAATCTTCGAGGGTGACGGACTTTCGTTATGGCAGACGATCGTGCCGATCGTGCTGCCAACGACCAAAATGACGGATTGA
- a CDS encoding lysylphosphatidylglycerol synthase transmembrane domain-containing protein — translation MLTRARLFKLLIAIIVLVPLAYLGRRYYGELHRLRDAPPGLIVAMIACYLATRALNGQVLRVCMRALGYAVGFAEAWMLVILTSYANLLVPRVGIGMPAVYLKATHGVPFTDFGAQSLIATMLQLVTIGLVGLACEVVLALSYGARAPWPITLSFVAVFIVGIGTVFIRVPTGREPSGRIARVLQRVGEGWAKMGKPRTVLIAAAWNVPMLLLRAWRVQMSFYAVGQPVSYPAALLASLLGDLAFFVSVTPAGLGFREAAISYSAPLLNTTPDVALAASILDRLVWSMVVILIAQVGMVRMIRPALRRSPHVAQVAG, via the coding sequence CTGCTCACCCGCGCCCGCCTGTTCAAACTGCTCATCGCGATCATCGTGCTCGTGCCGCTCGCCTACCTCGGCCGGCGGTACTACGGCGAGCTGCATCGGTTGCGCGACGCGCCGCCGGGGCTAATCGTGGCGATGATCGCCTGTTACCTGGCGACGCGCGCGCTGAACGGGCAGGTGTTGCGCGTCTGCATGCGCGCGCTGGGGTACGCGGTGGGCTTCGCCGAAGCGTGGATGCTGGTCATCCTCACGTCGTACGCGAATTTGCTGGTGCCGCGCGTGGGCATCGGCATGCCCGCGGTCTACCTGAAGGCGACGCACGGCGTGCCATTCACCGACTTCGGCGCGCAGAGCCTGATCGCCACCATGCTTCAACTGGTGACGATCGGCCTGGTCGGGTTGGCCTGCGAGGTCGTGCTGGCGCTAAGCTACGGCGCGCGGGCCCCGTGGCCGATCACGTTGAGCTTCGTGGCCGTGTTTATCGTGGGGATCGGCACGGTCTTCATCCGCGTGCCCACCGGCCGAGAGCCGAGCGGGCGAATCGCGCGCGTGCTGCAGCGCGTAGGCGAAGGGTGGGCCAAGATGGGCAAGCCGCGTACCGTGCTCATCGCGGCGGCGTGGAACGTGCCGATGCTGCTGCTGCGCGCGTGGCGCGTGCAGATGTCGTTCTACGCCGTCGGCCAGCCCGTGTCGTACCCGGCGGCGCTGCTGGCGTCGCTGCTGGGCGATCTGGCGTTCTTCGTCAGCGTCACGCCCGCCGGCCTAGGCTTCCGCGAGGCGGCCATCAGCTACTCGGCCCCGCTGCTGAACACGACACCCGACGTCGCGCTGGCGGCGTCCATCCTCGATCGGCTGGTCTGGAGCATGGTCGTCATCCTCATCGCCCAGGTCGGCATGGTCCGCATGATCCGTCCGGCGCTGCGCAGGTCGCCGCACGTGGCGCAGGTGGCGGGCTAG
- a CDS encoding class I SAM-dependent methyltransferase, translating to MNPPPSTDPQNAAAEVADTSFDFRSKYTQTNFISRRLLDGFFGAITQATRGLDVRNAIEVGCGEGFSTARLQAMLPAGARFEASDIEERLVREARERNPHIPIARESIYDLARPDNAYDLVFVLEVLEHLDHPARALAEVCRVSRKWVIASVPREPMWRVLNMARLKYIADLGNTPGHLNHWSSAKFQQFVGQHATVRQCHTPTPWTVVLAEVKA from the coding sequence ATGAACCCGCCGCCTTCCACCGATCCACAAAACGCCGCCGCGGAAGTCGCCGACACGAGCTTCGACTTTCGCTCGAAGTACACGCAGACGAACTTCATCTCGCGCCGGTTGCTCGACGGCTTCTTCGGCGCGATCACGCAGGCCACCCGCGGGCTGGACGTGCGCAACGCAATTGAGGTCGGCTGTGGCGAAGGCTTCAGCACCGCCCGCCTGCAGGCGATGCTGCCGGCCGGGGCGCGCTTCGAGGCCAGCGACATCGAAGAGCGCCTCGTGCGCGAGGCCCGCGAGCGCAACCCGCACATCCCGATTGCCCGCGAGTCCATCTACGACCTGGCCCGGCCGGACAACGCGTACGACCTTGTCTTCGTCTTGGAAGTCCTCGAGCATCTCGACCACCCCGCCCGCGCGCTGGCGGAGGTCTGCCGGGTGTCGCGGAAGTGGGTAATTGCGTCGGTGCCGCGCGAGCCGATGTGGCGCGTGCTGAACATGGCCCGCCTGAAGTACATTGCCGATCTCGGCAACACGCCGGGGCATTTGAACCATTGGTCGAGCGCCAAGTTCCAGCAGTTCGTCGGGCAACATGCGACGGTGCGGCAATGCCACACGCCCACGCCGTGGACGGTGGTGTTGGCGGAAGTGAAAGCGTAG
- a CDS encoding methyltransferase domain-containing protein, whose amino-acid sequence MTTDSGANAPAATDDDEAAQRKRHAWATRGKINTYIQEMGWYALQRDEEIVRSLLGKGPGRSLDIPCGSGRFTELQKELDFDVVSADYSPTMLDEAVRKAPGRVLRADIFNPPFPDESFDVVLISRLMFHYADPLTIIRGIAPLLRPGGRIVFDTLNPLSLRRAASLASPGRQKDGATRLHFANPAELSRGIEGLGLEVRQRRTAYVIPTRAYRLLPRWMAWTLHGIEKVWPGPARILTFWQVVKPEAR is encoded by the coding sequence GTGACGACCGATTCAGGCGCCAATGCCCCCGCCGCCACCGATGACGACGAAGCTGCCCAGCGAAAGCGCCACGCCTGGGCGACGCGTGGCAAGATCAACACGTACATCCAGGAGATGGGCTGGTATGCCCTGCAGCGCGACGAGGAGATCGTGCGCTCGCTGCTGGGCAAGGGGCCGGGGCGGTCGCTCGACATCCCGTGCGGGTCCGGGCGGTTCACCGAGTTGCAAAAGGAACTGGACTTCGACGTCGTCTCGGCCGACTACAGCCCGACGATGCTGGACGAGGCCGTGCGCAAGGCCCCGGGCCGCGTCCTGCGGGCCGACATCTTCAACCCGCCGTTCCCGGATGAATCGTTCGACGTGGTGCTGATCTCACGGTTGATGTTCCACTATGCCGACCCGCTGACAATCATCCGCGGTATCGCGCCGTTGTTGCGGCCGGGCGGGCGCATCGTGTTCGACACGCTCAACCCGCTCTCGCTGCGCCGGGCGGCATCGCTGGCGAGCCCAGGTCGGCAGAAGGACGGCGCGACGCGCCTGCATTTCGCCAACCCCGCCGAGTTGTCCCGCGGCATTGAAGGACTGGGCTTGGAAGTGCGCCAACGGCGCACGGCTTACGTGATCCCGACCCGCGCCTATCGCCTGTTGCCCCGCTGGATGGCGTGGACGCTGCACGGCATTGAAAAAGTCTGGCCCGGTCCGGCCCGCATCCTGACGTTCTGGCAAGTGGTGAAGCCGGAGGCGCGATGA
- a CDS encoding glycosyltransferase: protein MSQADVEPRPTAGGRPRMLVAAFFPRTVTLEGVGTFIRGIAAEMLRRGWDVHVLTPTGKPLVGSPVVSLFYDSGLKGIFNYRKALKAASKDADAVLLVESNPVMGFTARWSAKPAATLTYFLTPLATPADLRRAGLTRQAIKHGIGKSRLLARPQSWRDRRFAAATEYQAKQIRSLGASNITVLPGAGFTSSRAVPTREEARRELGWDDKPVYGYLGHYSPAKGVGVLVDAADHLADTGAVLGLAYSGKGKLSADHDAKRKALIASGRARELGVVDPLVFLAACDVTVLPYVSPSIYHLPQVMLESFAASTPVVTTDVGGMGELIRPNITGLLAPPGDAPALAVAIRQMLADGSKRHESGRVCRDIFERELAVNVFCDRVLAMLAPGVRPPASTATEGAAQ from the coding sequence GTGAGCCAAGCCGATGTTGAACCCCGCCCCACCGCCGGTGGTCGGCCGCGCATGCTCGTGGCTGCATTCTTCCCGCGCACGGTGACGCTGGAGGGCGTGGGGACGTTCATCCGTGGCATCGCTGCCGAGATGCTGCGCCGCGGATGGGACGTTCACGTGCTGACACCCACGGGCAAGCCGCTCGTCGGTTCGCCGGTGGTCAGCCTGTTCTACGACAGCGGGCTGAAGGGCATCTTCAACTATCGCAAGGCGTTGAAGGCCGCATCAAAGGATGCCGACGCGGTGCTGCTGGTCGAGAGCAACCCGGTGATGGGCTTCACCGCCCGCTGGTCTGCGAAACCGGCGGCGACGCTCACGTATTTTCTAACGCCACTGGCGACGCCCGCGGATCTGCGGCGTGCGGGGCTGACCAGGCAGGCGATTAAGCACGGCATCGGCAAGAGCCGGCTGCTGGCGCGTCCGCAGTCGTGGCGCGACCGGCGGTTCGCCGCGGCCACGGAGTATCAGGCCAAGCAGATTCGCTCGCTGGGGGCGTCGAACATTACCGTGCTGCCGGGCGCGGGGTTCACCTCCAGTCGGGCAGTGCCCACCCGCGAGGAGGCCCGCCGTGAACTGGGGTGGGACGATAAGCCCGTCTACGGTTACTTGGGGCACTATAGCCCCGCCAAGGGCGTGGGCGTGCTGGTGGATGCCGCCGATCATCTGGCTGATACCGGCGCGGTGCTCGGTTTGGCCTACAGCGGCAAGGGCAAACTGTCGGCTGACCATGATGCGAAGCGCAAGGCGCTGATCGCCAGTGGCCGGGCGCGCGAGTTGGGCGTGGTTGACCCGCTGGTCTTCTTGGCCGCGTGCGACGTGACGGTGCTTCCGTACGTCAGCCCGAGTATTTATCATTTGCCCCAGGTGATGCTCGAGAGCTTCGCCGCCAGCACGCCGGTGGTGACGACCGACGTCGGCGGCATGGGCGAATTGATTCGCCCGAACATCACCGGCCTGCTCGCCCCACCGGGCGACGCGCCGGCGTTGGCGGTGGCGATCCGGCAGATGCTGGCAGATGGGTCGAAACGCCACGAGAGCGGCCGCGTCTGCCGCGACATTTTCGAGCGCGAACTGGCGGTCAACGTCTTCTGCGACCGCGTGCTGGCGATGCTGGCGCCGGGCGTCAGGCCACCCGCCTCTACTGCCACGGAAGGAGCCGCGCAGTGA
- a CDS encoding glycosyltransferase family 2 protein, which translates to MMKLVVSMPALNEEKTIATVIGGIPRSIPGVGEIRVLVVNDGSTDSTAALSVAAGATVVSHATPRGVGAAFHTSLAWAISQGADLLVTIDSDGQFNPADIPTLIAPVVSGQAEFATASRFKDPALVPVMPGIKLWGNRMMSRLVSRLTDGTYYDVSCGMRCYSRRAMLSLNLLGKFTYTQEVFLNLAFKGLKIAEVPIPVRGEREFGKSRVASNLWQYATKTSGIIFRCYRDYRPLKFFGKIAAALIIPAIVLEIFFFGHYLATGAFSPHKWAGFTGAGLAVLGLMMFYMGLIGDMLDRHRIYLEEMLYQLRAGSAGSKPPVQSAMPALSDGPTDPAVLTSPQMAAPALASSVAVVAKEPAL; encoded by the coding sequence ATGATGAAATTAGTCGTCTCCATGCCCGCCCTGAACGAAGAGAAGACGATCGCCACGGTGATCGGGGGGATTCCGCGCAGCATTCCGGGCGTCGGGGAGATTCGCGTGCTGGTCGTGAACGATGGCAGCACCGATTCGACGGCGGCGCTGTCGGTGGCGGCGGGGGCGACGGTGGTCAGCCATGCGACGCCGCGCGGGGTGGGGGCGGCGTTTCATACGTCGCTGGCGTGGGCGATTAGCCAGGGGGCGGATCTACTGGTGACGATTGATTCCGACGGACAGTTTAATCCGGCGGACATTCCGACGCTCATCGCGCCGGTCGTCAGTGGGCAGGCGGAGTTCGCGACGGCGTCGCGGTTTAAGGACCCGGCCCTCGTCCCGGTGATGCCGGGCATCAAGCTCTGGGGCAACCGCATGATGAGCCGGCTGGTGTCGCGGCTGACCGATGGCACGTATTACGACGTGTCATGCGGCATGCGATGCTACAGCCGGCGGGCAATGCTGAGCTTGAACTTGCTGGGCAAGTTCACGTACACGCAGGAAGTCTTCCTGAACCTAGCGTTTAAGGGGCTGAAGATCGCCGAGGTGCCCATCCCGGTGCGCGGCGAGCGCGAGTTCGGCAAGAGCCGCGTGGCGAGCAACCTGTGGCAGTACGCGACGAAGACCAGCGGCATTATCTTCCGGTGCTATCGCGACTATCGGCCCTTAAAGTTCTTCGGGAAGATCGCTGCGGCGCTCATCATCCCGGCGATCGTGCTGGAGATTTTCTTCTTCGGGCACTACTTGGCGACGGGCGCGTTCTCGCCGCACAAGTGGGCGGGCTTTACGGGTGCGGGGCTGGCGGTGCTGGGGCTGATGATGTTTTACATGGGGCTGATCGGCGACATGCTCGACCGGCACCGCATTTATCTCGAAGAGATGCTGTACCAGCTGCGGGCCGGCAGCGCTGGCAGCAAGCCGCCGGTGCAGTCGGCGATGCCGGCGCTGTCGGACGGGCCGACCGATCCCGCGGTGCTGACGTCGCCTCAAATGGCGGCGCCCGCCCTCGCCTCTTCTGTCGCCGTTGTCGCCAAGGAGCCCGCGCTGTGA
- a CDS encoding type II toxin-antitoxin system RelE/ParE family toxin, with translation MYNVELSREAQRFYDRCDPATARKLARCFQSLEKNPRQGNNVKPLKGPLAGSLRYRLGDLRVVYTINDRTVTVFVITIARRGDVYE, from the coding sequence ATGTATAACGTCGAGCTGTCCCGCGAGGCCCAGCGGTTCTACGATCGCTGCGATCCGGCCACCGCCCGCAAGCTCGCCCGCTGCTTCCAATCGCTCGAGAAGAACCCGCGCCAGGGCAACAACGTCAAGCCGCTTAAGGGCCCGCTCGCCGGCTCCCTCCGCTACCGCCTCGGCGACCTCCGCGTCGTCTACACGATCAACGACCGCACCGTCACCGTCTTCGTCATCACCATCGCCCGCCGCGGCGACGTGTATGAGTGA